A genomic segment from Aegilops tauschii subsp. strangulata cultivar AL8/78 chromosome 1, Aet v6.0, whole genome shotgun sequence encodes:
- the LOC109737217 gene encoding subtilisin-chymotrypsin inhibitor CI-1C isoform X1, translating to MYFNSRYIHNLLARQSSNIIGRTSISSEKTVHQSLSTSATKMSSSDDLAGGKKTSWPEVVGLTIKEAKEIILKDKPDDDIVMVPVGSAVTEDLRPNRVRISVGTVAEIPHVG from the exons atgtattttaattCTAGATATATCCACAATTTGCTAGCCCGTCAATCATCGAATATCATCGGCCGTACGTCCATCAGCTCGGAGAAGACCGTCCATCAATCG TTATCAACCAGTGCTACGAAGATGAGTTCCTCCGACGACCTCGCCGGTGGAAAGAAAACTTCGTGGCCGGAGGTGGTCGGGCTGACCATCAAGGAGGCCAAGGAGATCATCCTGAAGGACAAGCCCGACGACGACATTGTCATGGTGCCGGTCGGCTCCGCCGTGACCGAGGACTTGAGGCCCAACCGTGTCCGCATCTCCGTGGGCACCGTCGCCGAGATCCCCCACGTTGGATAG
- the LOC109737217 gene encoding subtilisin-chymotrypsin inhibitor CI-1B isoform X2, whose translation MSSSDDLAGGKKTSWPEVVGLTIKEAKEIILKDKPDDDIVMVPVGSAVTEDLRPNRVRISVGTVAEIPHVG comes from the coding sequence ATGAGTTCCTCCGACGACCTCGCCGGTGGAAAGAAAACTTCGTGGCCGGAGGTGGTCGGGCTGACCATCAAGGAGGCCAAGGAGATCATCCTGAAGGACAAGCCCGACGACGACATTGTCATGGTGCCGGTCGGCTCCGCCGTGACCGAGGACTTGAGGCCCAACCGTGTCCGCATCTCCGTGGGCACCGTCGCCGAGATCCCCCACGTTGGATAG